One region of Amphiprion ocellaris isolate individual 3 ecotype Okinawa chromosome 9, ASM2253959v1, whole genome shotgun sequence genomic DNA includes:
- the LOC111567596 gene encoding glucocorticoid modulatory element-binding protein 1-like translates to MADAEVTVSSGELMVVKEEEGEYSGNNHKTQVILHLQPILHGVNDDTADTGTTVLAIEAHHDDSKAEGEEVEYGYPITCGDSRAVLLFKKFVCPGINVRCVKFNDQLISPKQFVHLAGKATLKDWKRAIRLGGVMLRKMMDSGQIDFYQHDTVCSNTCRSTKFDVLINSTRLPPGTSVQPSLSCLALDPVGGQVPPLTGDAHNAADVEEPLEDKLSATAEWSAGPLRLLKPTTANGHSAKRKRADTPDGVLSLWKGVADSGLMGEVLSSLQTELLTTFKGVELRSGRAKLQETDAVILNSLCEMFGLLDSVKQALDLRRSRNEENKIHNSSYVLDEILEDQRKKSCDKSAIYKTSSLKHLRPQRQSQSNSQNSLSSVKTSSVIQPLSVTGLSAASYAQLTINPQLFTHFPALTGQHHGAGAGAGRTDRDGHCAMLEREYEISEAGNQEKVHRLGQTGSEKKDTSGIHKEPGQRETVKFREESRIRNEAAEETEGLHDIEKVIIGRKASKKHKSK, encoded by the exons ATGGCGGATGCTGAGGTCACTGTGTCTTCAGGGGAACTCATGGTggtgaaggaagaggagggggagtaCAGTGGCAACAACCATAAGACTCAAGTAATCCTGCACCTGCAGCCCATCCTGCACGG GGTAAATGATGACACTGCTGACACTGGAACTACAGTCTTGGCCATAGAGGCTCATCATG ATGACAGCAAAGCGGAAGGAGAGGAGGTTGAATATGGCTACCCCATCACTTGTGGAGACAGCAGAGCAGTGCTGCTCTTCAAGAAGTTTGTGTGCCCTGGAATCAATGTCCGATGTGTCAAA TTCAATGACCAGCTCATCAGTCCGAAGCAGTTTGTGCACTTGGCAGGAAAAGCCACTCTGAAGGACTGGAAACGGGCCATCAGACTGGGAGGGGTTATGCTCAG GAAAATGATGGACTCTGGCCAGATAGATTTCTACCAGCACGACACTGTATGCAGCAACACCTGCCGCAGCACTAAATTTGATGTGCTGATCAACAGCACACGGCTTCCTCCAGGGACCTCAGTGCAGCCGAGCCTGTCGTGTCTGGCTCTTGACCCTGTTGGAGGACAGGTGCCTCCCTTGACAG GAGATGCACACAATGCAGCAGATGTAGAGGAGCCTTTGGAGGATAAGTTAAGTGCAACAGCAGAGTGGAGCGCAGGTCCACTGCGACTTCTAAAGCCCACAACAGCCAATGGACATTCTGCCAAGAGAAAGAGGGCTGACACGCCCG ATGGAGTGTTGAGTCTGTGGAAGGGTGTGGCGGACTCTGGGCTGATGGGAGAAGTCCTGTCTAGTCTCCAGACTGAATTATTAACCACTTTTAAAGGAGTGGAACTTCGCAGTGGGCGAGCCAAGCTGCAGGAAACAG ATGCCGTCATCCTTAATTCCTTGTGTGAGATGTTTGGGCTTTTAGACTCAGTGAAGCAAGCTCTGGACCTGAGGCGAAGCCGGAATGAGGAGAACAAAATCCACAACAGCAGTTATG TGTTGGATGAGATCTTGGAGGACCAGAGGAAGAAGAGTTGCGATAAAAGCGCAATTTACAAAACGTCATCATTAAAACACCTTCGACCTCAACGTCAAAGCCAGTCAAACAGCCAGAACTCGCTGTCTTCCGTCAAAACAAGCTCAGTGATCCAGCCTCTCTCTGTTACCGGCCTATCTGCTGCATCTTACGCTCAGCTCACAATAAACCCTCAGCTATTTACCCACTTTCCTGCCCTCACCGGCCAACATCATGGAGCCGGAGCCGGAGCTGGCAGGACGGACAGGGACGGCCACTGTGCCATGCTGGAGAGGGAGTACGAGATCAGTGAGGCAGGAAACCAGGAGAAGGTTCACCGGCTGGGACAGACGGGCAGCGAGAAGAAAGACACCTCAGGGATCCACAAAGAGCCTGGACAGAGAGAGACTGTGAAGTTTCGGGAAGAATCGCGAATTAGAAACGAGGCGGCAGAGGAGACAGAAGGCTTGCATGACATTGAAAAGGTGATTATAGGAAGAAAGGCATCAAAGAAACATAAAAGTAAGTGA